GCCGGTGAACAGGACCCCATGCACCCGCACGTCCCGCACCAGCATGGCGCCGACCGCGCCGTCCCCGGGCAGCAGCTGCAGCGCGCTTCGCGGCACGCCGGCGGCATGCAGGCACTGCACCGCCCGCGCGGCGATCAGCGGGGTCTGTTCCGCCGGCTTGGCCAGGACCGGGTTGCCCGCCGCGAGGGCCGCGGCCACCTGCCCGACGAAGATGGCGAGCGGGAAATTCCATGGCGAGATCGCGACCACCGTGCCGACCGGCGAGCCCGTCGAGCCAGCATCGGTGCTATGGAGCTGCTGGGCGTAGTAGCGGCAGGCGTCGACCGCTTCGCGCACTTCGGCGATCGCCGCACCGAGCGTCTTCCCGGCCTCCCGGATGGCGAGCGCCAGAAACTCGTCCCGGCAGGACTCGAGCGCGTCGGCTGCTGCCTCCAGGATGGCGGCACGTTCGCCGGGCTCGGTCTTGAGCCAGACGCTGTCCACTGCCGCAGCGAACGCGGCATCGATCTCGGTGGCGTCCGCGTCGCGCACCGTTCCGACGATCTCGTCGTGCCGCGCCGGATTGCGGATCGTCCGGCGCCCCGGCACGTCGGAGGCGGCAACCGCCGCTTCGCCGTGCGCTTCCGCGCCCGCGGTCGCCGGAACGCGCGCGAGGATCGCCTCGACCTCGTAGATTCCGGTGTGCTCGACCGCCCGGTCGATGGCCGCGCGCTGCGCCGCCGCGGCGCCGGGGTCATGCAGATCGATGCCGCTGGCGTTGCGCCGCGGCGCGGTGATGTGCGCCGGCAGGGGAATCGCCGGGTGGGGGGCGCCTTCGGACTGCCGCGCGGTGGCGAAGGGGTCCTCCAGCAGGTGGTCGATTTCGACGCTGGCGTCGACGATCCGCCGCACGAAGGAGGAGTTGGCGCCGTTTTCCAGCAGCCGCCGGACGAGATAGGGCAGCAGGGTCTCGTGCCGTCCCACGGGCGCGTAGATCCGGCAGACGAGGCCGGACGGTACCGGTCCCGCCGCCTTGGCGGCGAGCACGCGGTCGTAGAGGGCTTCTCCCATGCCGTGCAGGCATTGGAACTCGAACCGACCCGAACCGGGGGCGATGCCCGCCGCCGCCGTCATTTGCAGGATCAGGCACAAGGTCAGCGCGTTGTGCGTGGCGAATTGGGGGAACAGATGGTCGCCATGGTCGAGCAGACGTCGGGCGCAGACCAGATAGGCGGCATCGGTGTGCGCCTTGCGCGTATAGACCGGGTAGTCCGCCAGCCCTTCCACCTGCGTGCGCTTGATCTCGCGGTCCCAGTAGGCACCCTTGACCAGCCGCACGCCGATGCGCCGGCCGCTTTCCCGCGCCAGTGCCGCCAGCCAGTCGATCACCGGCAGGGCGCGCTTCTGGTAGGCCTGCACCGCGATGCCGAGGCCGCTCCAGTCCGCGAGGGCCGGATCGAACGCGAGCGCTTCGACGATGTCGAGCAGCGGTTCCAGCCGCTCGCCTTCCTCGGCGTCGAGATCGAGTGCAAGCCCGTGCTTGCGGGCCAGCCGGCAGAGTTCGCGGATCCGCGGCAGCAACTCCCGCCGGACCCGGTCTTCCTGAAGGGATTCGAACCGGGGGTGGAGTGCCGAAAGCTTGACCGAGACGCTGGCACGACGCCGAAGCCGATCTTCCGGGTGCATCGGTGCCGCTGCGGCATCAGCCACCGGTTCGGCGGCGGCGATGGCGGCGATCGCGCCGGCATAGGCGTCGAAATAGCGCTTCGCCTCGGCGGCGGTGAGCGCCGCCTCACCGAGCATGTCGTACGAATGGCGGTAGCCGCGTCCCCTGGCGGAGCGGGCCCGCGCCAGCGCCTGGTCGATCGTCTTCCCCAGAACGAACTGTTCCCCCAGCATGCGCATCGCGGTATCGATCGCGGCGCGGACCAGGGGTTCGCCTCCGCGCGCAATCGCCCGGGTGACGGCGGCGGTCAGGCCGGTTTCGCTATGGGTGGCCGAAAGCTTGCCGGTGAGCAGCAGGCCCCAGGCGGCGGCGTTGAGAAAGACCGAGCGGCTGGGCCCGATGTGCGCACGCCAGTCGCCGCGGGCGAGCTTGTCGCGGATCAGCGCGTCGGCGGTGGCGGCGTCCGGAATGCGCAGCAGCGACTCGGCCAGACACAGCAGCGCGACGCCTTCCTGGCTGGACAGGGAAA
This genomic window from Burkholderiales bacterium GJ-E10 contains:
- a CDS encoding PutA is translated as MAILPFPESSLPALRARIRAAALRPEAECVAELLQRNPLSATQIAAARGPAQALIRALRAQRSHAHGVDAMMREFSLSSQEGVALLCLAESLLRIPDAATADALIRDKLARGDWRAHIGPSRSVFLNAAAWGLLLTGKLSATHSETGLTAAVTRAIARGGEPLVRAAIDTAMRMLGEQFVLGKTIDQALARARSARGRGYRHSYDMLGEAALTAAEAKRYFDAYAGAIAAIAAAEPVADAAAAPMHPEDRLRRRASVSVKLSALHPRFESLQEDRVRRELLPRIRELCRLARKHGLALDLDAEEGERLEPLLDIVEALAFDPALADWSGLGIAVQAYQKRALPVIDWLAALARESGRRIGVRLVKGAYWDREIKRTQVEGLADYPVYTRKAHTDAAYLVCARRLLDHGDHLFPQFATHNALTLCLILQMTAAAGIAPGSGRFEFQCLHGMGEALYDRVLAAKAAGPVPSGLVCRIYAPVGRHETLLPYLVRRLLENGANSSFVRRIVDASVEIDHLLEDPFATARQSEGAPHPAIPLPAHITAPRRNASGIDLHDPGAAAAQRAAIDRAVEHTGIYEVEAILARVPATAGAEAHGEAAVAASDVPGRRTIRNPARHDEIVGTVRDADATEIDAAFAAAVDSVWLKTEPGERAAILEAAADALESCRDEFLALAIREAGKTLGAAIAEVREAVDACRYYAQQLHSTDAGSTGSPVGTVVAISPWNFPLAIFVGQVAAALAAGNPVLAKPAEQTPLIAARAVQCLHAAGVPRSALQLLPGDGAVGAMLVRDVRVHGVLFTGSTDTAQDVDRAVATLPTHRDRILIAETGGLNAMIVDASAQSEQVVLDALRSAFDSAGQRCSALRILCLQEEIAEPMLEMLIGAAAELRVGDPAALATDIGPVIDGSARAALDTHLGSFPANRVLARIPLSPECAEGSFFSPAIVAIESVDELAREAFGPILHVLRYRRADLETLVDALNATGYALTCGIQSRVDETVAAIAAGIEAGNVYANRNMIGAAIGMQPFGGHGLSGTGPKMGGPWIVRRLRREAAAPVDAANPQSCIARWGAHRESGAPAALHDFQRWLSTDGRHELAQICAEYAACTPIGCRVDLPAPTGESNLLRYRPLGRILCLGSGHRLAGRGVLAQLAAVLATDNRALLLADARSRAVLSGIPASVWMNIDWVEDWGREPFEAALFEGDDGRTHNLRWLLARRPGRRIALVRPSAEERYALDRLVTEQTITVNTAAAGGNAALMSLSGDGT